Below is a window of Virgibacillus sp. NKC19-3 DNA.
TCAAATTATTATTGGGTTTGCTGGAGGACTTGCTGTTGGGGGAGGGTTTGTTGCCTTCTTAACTGTTCTTGGAATCATTCCGAGATTAATTCAATTAACGAAAACCGAAAAAATAGTAAATGTTTATGCGACATGTGTAATTCTGGGTACATTATTTGGAACCTATCTGTCTTTTACTAATCTGACCTGGAATCAACCAATTGCATTATTAGTACTCTGGGGAATATTTCATGGAGTATTTAATGGAATGCTTGCGGCAGCTTTAACAGAAGTTTTAAATGTTTTTCCGATTATATCCAAAAGAATTAGGATGGAGAAATATATGCTATGGTTACTCATGGCTTTTGTCTTTGGTAAAATTGCCGGATCATTGTTTCAATGGATGTATTTCGTTACGTAATGCCTTTCTAAGAATGGAGGATGTACATGAACAAAACAAATAATACAAGTCCCATTTCTGCTAAATTACGTGATAATGAAGCATATATGAAAGAGCGAGTTGGATTTGATGTTTCATTCGATCTTGGTTTTCGAGAAATCAGCGTGTTAAAAAATAACATACAAATGTATTATGTAAATGGGTTAGTTGATGATGTTATTGTACAGCAGATAATGGAGACATTGGTCGAAGTTAATGATTTTGAGAGCAATAGGAAGAAGATTCCTGAAATTATAAAAAATCGTCTCGTACACCATCAAGTCGAGAAGGTTAAAAACATGGATGAAGTGGTAGATGAAGTACTATCTGGATTGATTTGTGTATTCATTGACGGAGCAAATTATGCCTTTATCATTGACGTTCGACACTATCCTGGAAGAACGCCGGAAGAACCTGATACAGAAAGGGTCATTAGAGGTTCCAGGGATGGTTATACCGAAAACATAATAGAGAATGCAGGCCTGACAAGAAGAAGAATACGTGACGAGCGACTTCGTATGGAAATGTTAAAGGTAGGGGAACGTTCGAAAACCGATGTGTGCATTAGCTATTTGCAAGATGTGGCAGATGATGATTTCATTAAAACAGTAAAAGAAAAAATTAATGCCATTGAGATTGATGGCATTTCGATGGCAGATAAACCGTTAGAAGAGTTTATCATGGAGCGAAAAACATCTCCATTCCCTTTAGTGAGATATACAGAAAGACCGGATGTTGCAGCAAATCACATATTGGAAGGACATGCACATATTATCGTTGATACCTCTCCTAGTACCATTATTCTTCCTACTACTTATTTTGACCATTTGCAACATGCTGAGGAATTTCGACAAGCCCCTGCTATTGGAACCTTTGTCAGGATGGTACGATTTTTAGCTGTATTTGCTTCGATGTATCTTTTACCAATATGGTTGTTATTTAGCCTTGAACCAACCTTGCTTCCTCAAGGACTGGAGTTTATAGGACCAACAGATGAAGGAAATGTTCCTATAACGGTACAAATAGTTCTGGGGCTTCTGGGAATGCAATTTCTTCGTCTAGCCGCCATTCATACTCCTACTGCTATTGCTACTTCTATGGGACTGATTGCCGCGGTATTGATTGGAGAAATTGCGATTGATGTAGGGCTGTTTACTTCTGAAGTGATTTTATATGTGTCTATCAGTGCTGTAGGTTCTTATGTGACACCAAGCTATGAATTAAGCATAGCCAACCAAATTGTCAATGTTGCTTTAGTTATACTAACCGGGCTCTTTGGTTTAATTGGCTTTATGATTGGACTTGTCATACATGTATTACTTTTAGTACGCCTAAGATCATTGAAAACACCCTATTTATGGCCATTTATTCCATTTAATGCAGAGGCCATGTTACGTGTTTTAATTCGTATTCCAGTTCCATATTCAAATAAAAGACCGAGTATCGTTCATCCAAAAAATAATTACAGACAACCTATAAAAAAGAGCTAATTAATGGTTAGCTCTTTTATTTTTTTATGTAATATGATAAAGTTTTTTTAACTTTAATGAAACAATGGAGGAAAATGATGATAATAGATAATCACCCATTCCAAACAAATCAGGATGGACATCTTCAGATAGGTGGTGTTGACACCATTGAACTGGCAGAAAAATACGGGACCCCGTTATATGTTTACGATGTTTCCATAATCAGAGACAATTGCAGAGCGTTTGTCAATACATTTCGTGACTTAAATGTAGAAGCAAAAGTGGCTTACGGAAGCAAAGCTTTTTCTTCCATCGCGATGCTTGAAGTCATAAAAGAGGAAGGACTATGTTTGGATGTCGTTTCTGAAGGTGAATTATATACGGCCCTACAGGCTGATTTTCCAACAGAAAGAATACATTTACACGGGAATAATAAAAGTTTAAGCGAGTTAGAGATGGCAATCACTCATAATATCGGTTGTATTGTGGTTGATAATTTTCTTGAAATAGAATTGATTAGTAGCATATTGAAAAAACACAATAAACAAGTAGATGTATTGATGCGAGTGACACCTGGAGTTGAATCAGAAACACATCAATATATTATGACAGGAAATGAAGATTCAAAGTTTGGTTTCAACTTAAAAAATGGACAGGCAGAAGAAGCGTTTCACGTTTTATATGGCCATGAATCCATTCATTTTAAAGGATTACATTGTCATATTGGTTCACAGATTTTCGAAACAGAACGTTTTTTGATGGCGACGAATGTTTTATTTGAAAATATTAAAAAGTGGAATGCAGCTGTGGATTATGTGCCGGAGGTTTTAAATCTCGGTGGAGGTTTCGGAATCCGTTATACCGAAAAAGATTCACCTATACCATTAAATAGCTATGTGGAAGATCTTGTAAAGACCGTTCAAAGTCATTCAGAAGATTTAGGTATTTCTATGCCGGAAATATGGATTGAACCAGGGCGGGCAATTGCAGGAGAAGCAGGCATAACGTTGTATACCGTTGGTGCAATGAAACAGATACCTAACGTCCGCCACTATATTTCTGTTGACGGTGGCATGACGGATAATTTGCGCCCCGCTTTATATGGAGCAGAATATGAAGCAGTAGTGGCAAATAAAGTTAATCACCCCGCCGATAATACAGTTTCTATTGCCGGAAAGTGTTGCGAATCTGGTGATATGCTCATTTGGGATTTGCTTGTACCTGATATAAATGATGGAGATATATTAGCAGTATTTTCAACAGGGGCATATGGGTACTCCATGGCTAATCACTATAATCGTATTCCAAAAGCCGCTGTTGTATTCGTGGAAAATGGTATAGACAAACTCGTTGTTCGACGTGAAACGTATGCGGATGTTGTCAAAAATGACTTATCCTATTATGACTGATTATCTTAAATATTTTCTTTTAAGTAAATGAATGGTAAAATGAATTAGGTTTATACATTATTAAAGGGGTTGTAAGTATGGATAAAAAAGGATACATTATAATGGAAAATGGTAATAAAATTGAATTTGAGCTTTACCCAAATGAAGCACCTAATACAGTTGCTAATTTTGAAAAACTGGCAAATAGTAATTTTTACGATGGGTTAACATTTCATAGAGTAATAGACGGTTTCGTTAGTCAGGGTGGATGCCCCAATGGAAATGGAACTGGTAATGCGGGTTATACGATTAAATGTGAAACAGAAGGCAATCCGCATAAACACGTAGAGGGATCGTTATCAATGGCTCATGCGGGGAAGGATACCGGAAGTTCCCAATTCTTTATCGTTCATGAGCCCCAACCGCATCTAAACGGTGTTCATACTGTATTTGGACAAGTCACATCAGGTATTGAATATGCGAAGGCCATGAAAAATGGTGATGTAATGAAAGAGATGAAGGTTTTTTCAGAATAATTAGTAGTAGCTGGTGATTTATTGGCATCTTCTGAGGAAGTTTTTTTATGGATATTTACGTA
It encodes the following:
- a CDS encoding stage V sporulation protein AB, which gives rise to MIQNLLLNCIQIIIGFAGGLAVGGGFVAFLTVLGIIPRLIQLTKTEKIVNVYATCVILGTLFGTYLSFTNLTWNQPIALLVLWGIFHGVFNGMLAAALTEVLNVFPIISKRIRMEKYMLWLLMAFVFGKIAGSLFQWMYFVT
- a CDS encoding spore germination protein, with product MNKTNNTSPISAKLRDNEAYMKERVGFDVSFDLGFREISVLKNNIQMYYVNGLVDDVIVQQIMETLVEVNDFESNRKKIPEIIKNRLVHHQVEKVKNMDEVVDEVLSGLICVFIDGANYAFIIDVRHYPGRTPEEPDTERVIRGSRDGYTENIIENAGLTRRRIRDERLRMEMLKVGERSKTDVCISYLQDVADDDFIKTVKEKINAIEIDGISMADKPLEEFIMERKTSPFPLVRYTERPDVAANHILEGHAHIIVDTSPSTIILPTTYFDHLQHAEEFRQAPAIGTFVRMVRFLAVFASMYLLPIWLLFSLEPTLLPQGLEFIGPTDEGNVPITVQIVLGLLGMQFLRLAAIHTPTAIATSMGLIAAVLIGEIAIDVGLFTSEVILYVSISAVGSYVTPSYELSIANQIVNVALVILTGLFGLIGFMIGLVIHVLLLVRLRSLKTPYLWPFIPFNAEAMLRVLIRIPVPYSNKRPSIVHPKNNYRQPIKKS
- the lysA gene encoding diaminopimelate decarboxylase codes for the protein MIIDNHPFQTNQDGHLQIGGVDTIELAEKYGTPLYVYDVSIIRDNCRAFVNTFRDLNVEAKVAYGSKAFSSIAMLEVIKEEGLCLDVVSEGELYTALQADFPTERIHLHGNNKSLSELEMAITHNIGCIVVDNFLEIELISSILKKHNKQVDVLMRVTPGVESETHQYIMTGNEDSKFGFNLKNGQAEEAFHVLYGHESIHFKGLHCHIGSQIFETERFLMATNVLFENIKKWNAAVDYVPEVLNLGGGFGIRYTEKDSPIPLNSYVEDLVKTVQSHSEDLGISMPEIWIEPGRAIAGEAGITLYTVGAMKQIPNVRHYISVDGGMTDNLRPALYGAEYEAVVANKVNHPADNTVSIAGKCCESGDMLIWDLLVPDINDGDILAVFSTGAYGYSMANHYNRIPKAAVVFVENGIDKLVVRRETYADVVKNDLSYYD
- a CDS encoding peptidylprolyl isomerase, which encodes MDKKGYIIMENGNKIEFELYPNEAPNTVANFEKLANSNFYDGLTFHRVIDGFVSQGGCPNGNGTGNAGYTIKCETEGNPHKHVEGSLSMAHAGKDTGSSQFFIVHEPQPHLNGVHTVFGQVTSGIEYAKAMKNGDVMKEMKVFSE